A genome region from Chlorobaculum tepidum TLS includes the following:
- a CDS encoding DUF456 domain-containing protein has protein sequence METSTILWLASALLLITGFAGLLLPGLPGVLLIFAGLVFAAWAEGFVYVGWGTLTILGVLTAAAYLIDFLGGLLGARRFGAGKYGIIGAAIGTIIGLMFGLPGIIIGPFAGAVGGELYAQKDLRTASTAGFGVWIGMAIGIAARIAVAFTMVGVFVVVRFL, from the coding sequence ATGGAAACCTCCACCATCCTCTGGCTCGCCTCTGCGCTTCTGCTCATTACCGGATTCGCAGGCCTGCTGCTGCCCGGTCTGCCCGGCGTGCTGCTCATCTTCGCGGGCCTCGTCTTCGCCGCCTGGGCGGAAGGCTTCGTCTATGTCGGCTGGGGAACGCTCACCATCCTCGGCGTGCTCACCGCGGCGGCCTACCTCATCGACTTTCTCGGCGGGCTGCTCGGAGCAAGACGCTTCGGCGCAGGCAAATACGGCATCATCGGCGCGGCAATCGGCACGATCATTGGGCTCATGTTCGGACTGCCAGGCATCATCATCGGCCCCTTTGCCGGAGCCGTCGGTGGTGAACTCTACGCCCAGAAAGACCTCCGCACCGCCAGCACCGCCGGATTCGGAGTCTGGATCGGTATGGCCATCGGCATAGCTGCCCGGATCGCCGTGGCATTTACTATGGTTGGGGTGTTTGTCGTAGTGCGGTTTTTGTGA